In Thermotomaculum hydrothermale, a single genomic region encodes these proteins:
- a CDS encoding CBS domain-containing protein, with protein sequence MKKVKDVLKRKPVDGVITVESGTTIRDASKVMAENKVGSVLVVKGKDIKGIFTERDVLVKVCAAGVDPDKSKVDDFMTKDLLVCSPDDTIEEVSRMITAARKRHIPVIDKGKLIGLITSGDIMVTVLEDRKIEIEHLHNYIQGNLQT encoded by the coding sequence ATGAAAAAGGTAAAAGATGTTTTAAAAAGAAAACCCGTTGATGGGGTGATTACAGTTGAAAGCGGTACAACTATAAGAGATGCAAGTAAAGTAATGGCTGAAAATAAAGTAGGTAGTGTGCTGGTTGTAAAGGGGAAAGATATTAAGGGAATCTTTACCGAAAGGGATGTTTTAGTTAAGGTGTGTGCAGCCGGAGTTGATCCTGATAAAAGTAAAGTGGATGATTTTATGACCAAAGATTTGCTTGTTTGCTCACCAGACGACACAATTGAAGAGGTTTCAAGAATGATAACCGCTGCAAGAAAAAGGCATATCCCTGTGATTGATAAAGGAAAATTGATTGGCCTTATTACCAGTGGTGATATTATGGTTACTGTTTTAGAAGACAGAAAGATTGAAATAGAACACCTGCACAATTATATTCAGGGCAATCTTCAAACCTGA
- a CDS encoding SAM hydrolase/SAM-dependent halogenase family protein, which translates to MIVLLTDFGLKDEYVAEMKAAIKYIEPSVEIIDLTHFVESGNIKHGQFFLKYSYKFFPKNTIFVAVVDPGVGGERAEVCVRFEERWFITPDNGILSFAQNGIVYRIKNVKNPITKSISNTFHGRDIFAPAAAYLYQGRGDFFERIENLSTLLELEEVKSLNQLDRGEILHIDNFGNIITNISDKLFEKIKIEVNGKTISHFANSFEEAKLKGYDLFISNGSKGLLEIASPQNNAAKILNAKISQKIKISEV; encoded by the coding sequence ATGATTGTGCTTTTAACTGACTTCGGGCTAAAAGATGAATATGTTGCTGAGATGAAAGCAGCTATAAAATACATTGAACCGTCTGTTGAAATAATAGATTTAACACACTTTGTTGAATCTGGAAACATAAAACACGGGCAATTTTTTTTAAAATACTCATACAAATTTTTCCCCAAAAACACAATATTTGTTGCAGTTGTTGACCCTGGAGTCGGGGGAGAAAGGGCTGAGGTTTGTGTCAGGTTTGAAGAAAGGTGGTTTATAACACCTGATAATGGAATACTAAGCTTTGCACAAAATGGAATTGTTTACAGGATAAAAAATGTTAAAAACCCCATTACAAAATCAATTAGCAACACTTTTCACGGTAGAGATATTTTTGCCCCTGCTGCAGCATACCTCTATCAGGGAAGAGGAGATTTTTTTGAAAGAATTGAAAACTTAAGCACTTTGTTAGAGTTAGAAGAGGTTAAAAGTTTAAATCAGTTAGACAGAGGAGAAATTCTCCACATTGACAACTTTGGCAATATTATTACTAACATTTCAGACAAACTCTTTGAAAAAATTAAGATTGAAGTAAACGGAAAGACAATATCCCACTTTGCAAATAGCTTTGAAGAGGCAAAGCTAAAAGGATACGACCTATTTATCTCAAATGGGAGTAAAGGCTTACTGGAAATTGCTTCTCCTCAAAACAATGCTGCAAAAATTTTGAATGCAAAAATATCTCAAAAAATAAAAATATCGGAGGTGTAA
- a CDS encoding penicillin-binding transpeptidase domain-containing protein has protein sequence MSILRAKKKKKRPVLKFIVVLIIVWAASGLYLSYKATKNLENLKNPEKQVKILRLIKFFPSYTEEVNNVWQILNGKKVEPFDKKLYSSSYKTILAKLIENNLIDRFKSLMEYINSKKEKPELPYFNALYLFNNGEFEQAKPYLEKDKKFANMYKSGEVPVIENLLYYNMKTKKYRCVYRGMKFLEKHFPAKRDFLKIYKSSINKRMQEYAETMLGKQEGFFAVQKAGFIYCMVANGVDPFTDYFEPGSVIKLITLTGYLEENRNDVKFPFYCIKPLNIDGKAFYDWKKHGKIPSVEEALAESCNLVFAECALSLGKTDLMDWYSKFYIDKNKKVKVCEFEFNPAYVKKEILDKYTLAEAGIGIEVPYVTPYWLLKTSAIIARYGKDTTPTCALFEDSTFNENTVFEYNDKIKPLYNGMLKAVELPIGTGKRAKVDNIKIYLKTGTAGKKPFNAFIVGFANYKRLDYSFALFLKNGGKAEFKAAKTINEFFSSFDKFF, from the coding sequence ATGTCAATACTAAGAGCTAAAAAAAAGAAAAAAAGACCTGTTTTAAAATTTATTGTCGTTTTAATTATCGTCTGGGCGGCAAGCGGGCTATACCTTTCATACAAAGCGACCAAAAACCTTGAAAATCTAAAAAATCCAGAAAAACAGGTTAAAATACTGAGGTTAATAAAATTCTTTCCGTCATACACAGAAGAGGTAAACAATGTATGGCAGATTTTAAACGGTAAAAAGGTTGAACCGTTTGATAAAAAACTTTATTCATCAAGTTATAAAACAATCCTTGCTAAACTTATAGAAAATAATTTAATAGATAGATTTAAATCCTTAATGGAATACATAAATTCAAAAAAAGAAAAACCAGAATTACCTTACTTTAATGCTCTCTATCTTTTTAACAATGGTGAATTTGAGCAAGCAAAGCCCTATCTTGAGAAGGATAAAAAGTTTGCAAATATGTATAAAAGCGGAGAAGTTCCTGTAATTGAAAACCTGCTTTACTATAATATGAAAACAAAGAAATACAGGTGTGTTTACAGGGGAATGAAATTTTTAGAAAAACATTTCCCTGCAAAAAGAGATTTTTTAAAGATTTACAAATCTTCTATTAACAAAAGAATGCAGGAATACGCTGAAACAATGTTAGGCAAGCAGGAAGGTTTCTTTGCCGTTCAGAAGGCGGGATTTATTTACTGCATGGTAGCAAATGGTGTTGACCCATTCACAGACTATTTTGAGCCTGGCTCTGTTATTAAATTAATCACTCTTACAGGTTATCTTGAAGAAAACAGAAACGATGTAAAATTTCCCTTCTATTGCATAAAACCATTAAACATAGACGGGAAAGCATTCTATGACTGGAAAAAGCACGGCAAAATCCCGTCTGTTGAAGAGGCACTTGCAGAATCATGCAACCTTGTGTTTGCTGAATGTGCATTGTCATTAGGGAAAACAGATTTAATGGACTGGTATTCAAAATTCTACATAGACAAAAACAAAAAGGTAAAGGTATGCGAATTTGAGTTTAACCCGGCCTATGTTAAAAAAGAAATTTTAGATAAATATACCCTTGCTGAAGCTGGAATTGGAATTGAAGTACCCTATGTAACGCCTTACTGGCTTTTAAAAACATCAGCAATAATTGCAAGATACGGGAAAGATACCACCCCCACCTGTGCTTTATTTGAAGATTCAACCTTTAACGAAAATACTGTTTTTGAATATAATGATAAAATAAAACCCCTATACAATGGAATGCTTAAAGCAGTTGAACTTCCTATTGGCACTGGGAAAAGGGCAAAGGTTGACAACATTAAAATTTACCTTAAAACAGGAACGGCAGGCAAAAAACCGTTCAATGCATTTATTGTGGGATTTGCAAATTATAAAAGACTTGATTATTCTTTTGCACTATTCTTAAAAAACGGCGGAAAGGCAGAATTCAAAGCAGCAAAAACTATCAATGAATTCTTTTCTTCATTTGATAAATTCTTTTAA
- the rpoD gene encoding RNA polymerase sigma factor RpoD codes for MAKNSKYSHIKEYAISKGSISFDELNSMLDPDATIEEIDKLIGDIKAGGVDLVDFEKEDGDYYGTGELDEVEENEETEEDIEHKTFAPGEVDRVNDPVRLYLKEMGNVPLLTREEEIYYAKEIEAGMKTTLKALSRMRVVVPYLLKLGELIEEKPFHLKEVIGLDDDAFGEDNEALNFALQIFRNIRVEEGKLQSLIQKYNDTVDEEERKKLFSQINRQKVRVSREIRKLKLNFHHMHKLIEMVNETHKELHNYNRRIKEIKEKLEKPAYEKLRPKLTKELVELEGKLNKRLNELGTTLEIFDKNYKLLKEGENRTEKAKNALIEANLRLVVSIAKKYTNKGLQFLDLIQEGNIGLMKAVEKFEYRRGYKFSTYATWWIRQAITRAIADQARTIRIPVHMIETINKVIRVSRQLVQELGREPSPEEIALKMEMSVDKIRKIMKIAQDPISLETPIGEEEDSHLGDFIEDEKNVSPIDNVIDLDLKNSVLEVLKTLPEREAKVLEMRFGLTEDGEHTLEEVGQLFAVTRERIRQIESKALRKLRHPSRSRKLKAFLEGMR; via the coding sequence TTGGCAAAAAACAGCAAGTACTCACACATTAAAGAATACGCCATAAGTAAGGGGTCAATCTCATTTGATGAATTAAATAGTATGCTTGACCCTGATGCAACAATTGAGGAGATTGATAAATTAATAGGGGATATTAAAGCTGGTGGAGTTGATTTGGTTGATTTTGAAAAGGAAGATGGTGATTATTATGGTACAGGTGAATTAGACGAGGTAGAAGAGAACGAAGAAACTGAAGAAGATATTGAACATAAAACCTTTGCTCCGGGAGAAGTTGACAGGGTAAATGACCCTGTAAGGCTTTACCTCAAGGAAATGGGCAATGTGCCTCTTTTAACAAGGGAAGAGGAAATTTATTATGCAAAAGAAATTGAAGCTGGAATGAAAACTACCTTAAAAGCCCTGTCAAGAATGAGGGTTGTTGTTCCCTACTTGTTAAAATTAGGAGAGTTAATTGAAGAAAAGCCATTCCACCTTAAAGAAGTAATAGGTTTAGACGATGATGCTTTTGGTGAGGATAATGAGGCACTAAATTTTGCTTTGCAGATTTTCAGAAATATTAGAGTAGAGGAAGGTAAACTTCAAAGTTTAATACAAAAGTATAATGATACTGTTGACGAAGAGGAAAGGAAAAAGCTCTTTTCTCAAATTAACAGGCAAAAGGTAAGGGTTTCAAGGGAAATAAGAAAATTAAAATTAAATTTTCACCATATGCACAAACTTATTGAGATGGTAAATGAAACACATAAAGAGCTTCACAACTACAATAGAAGAATAAAAGAGATAAAAGAAAAACTTGAAAAGCCTGCATATGAAAAATTAAGACCTAAGTTGACAAAAGAATTGGTTGAGCTTGAGGGGAAATTAAATAAAAGGTTAAATGAGTTAGGCACAACCCTTGAAATTTTTGATAAAAATTACAAACTTTTAAAAGAGGGGGAAAATAGAACTGAAAAGGCCAAGAATGCTTTAATTGAAGCAAATTTAAGGCTCGTTGTTTCAATTGCTAAAAAGTACACCAATAAAGGTTTGCAGTTTCTTGACTTAATCCAGGAAGGAAATATTGGTTTAATGAAGGCGGTAGAAAAATTTGAATACAGAAGAGGGTATAAGTTTTCCACATATGCAACATGGTGGATTAGGCAGGCTATTACAAGGGCTATTGCAGACCAGGCAAGAACAATAAGGATTCCTGTGCACATGATTGAAACAATTAATAAGGTAATCAGGGTTTCAAGACAACTTGTCCAGGAGCTTGGGAGAGAACCTTCTCCAGAAGAAATTGCTCTAAAAATGGAAATGTCTGTGGACAAAATCAGAAAGATAATGAAAATTGCACAGGACCCAATTTCTCTTGAAACTCCTATTGGTGAAGAGGAAGATTCACATCTTGGAGATTTTATTGAAGATGAAAAGAATGTGTCTCCCATTGATAATGTAATTGATCTTGATCTTAAAAACTCTGTTTTAGAGGTATTAAAAACACTTCCAGAGAGGGAAGCAAAAGTGCTGGAAATGAGGTTTGGTTTAACTGAAGATGGTGAGCACACCCTTGAGGAAGTTGGGCAATTATTTGCAGTAACAAGGGAAAGAATCAGGCAGATTGAATCAAAGGCGTTAAGAAAGCTCAGACATCCATCGAGGAGTAGAAAACTAAAAGCCTTCCTTGAAGGTATGAGGTAA